From Coriobacteriaceae bacterium, a single genomic window includes:
- a CDS encoding CinA family protein codes for MTDSFDQISAHNEELARHIVERASARGVTVSTAESLTAGMIASTIADIPGASAVLRGGAVTYCDEIKHRVLGVDQETLDRYTAVSHQTAREMAAGSLELYQSDIAVSATGYAGPGGGTEDDPAGTFYIGWAYRAADGEVPVVDSVRCHYEGDRSCVRAHAVAEALGRIALVLNSME; via the coding sequence ATGACGGACTCTTTTGATCAGATTTCCGCACATAACGAGGAGCTGGCGCGTCATATTGTCGAGCGCGCGAGCGCTCGGGGCGTGACGGTTTCGACGGCTGAGTCGCTGACAGCGGGTATGATCGCCTCGACGATTGCCGATATCCCGGGCGCCTCGGCGGTGCTGCGTGGCGGTGCGGTGACCTACTGCGATGAGATCAAGCATCGCGTTTTGGGTGTTGATCAGGAGACGCTCGACCGCTATACCGCGGTGTCGCATCAGACCGCGCGCGAGATGGCGGCGGGTTCGCTGGAGCTGTACCAGAGCGATATTGCAGTGAGCGCAACGGGTTATGCCGGCCCCGGCGGCGGCACTGAGGACGATCCGGCTGGCACTTTCTATATTGGCTGGGCGTATCGCGCGGCTGATGGGGAAGTGCCGGTCGTGGACTCTGTGCGCTGCCACTATGAGGGCGACCGTTCGTGTGTTCGTGCCCATGCGGTCGCGGAGGCATTGGGACGCATTGCCCTTGTGCTCAACTCTATGGAATAG
- a CDS encoding helix-turn-helix domain-containing protein — protein MAARFGDMLLEQRRRMGLSIQQVANTIKIRPQIIEFFETGNFASMPPRGYAQGMISSYARFLGLNPREVVNAYFDDLMAYERETSQQGGRFQDAAGYVNSRSSVDNGRFLMVQGGRSTRYGQRPQQAGYITETGSGEEIRSQRDRFRSTPMPEDRALPAARGVARDPRAGYGDGGYSDRGFRGASTGRSRGGYADADTTQVTPRLRSQSQSYGQRSSAPRSGQRGYQGRGELAPRSGQRSLQGQGGYRGRSDSNRGRMPQGGGRSSSGRGRGGSRTPQNNGLDPRIVYAGIGAVALLLIVLIVVLLRGCGSSAPEATPEPPAATKTTTKKSSKKTETVDEDEDTDEATDGSTDSDATKTTAKKEENEVTKVKVSVAKGKTAWIEVKVDGKSVYGAQATGPFEREYTPESSIEITTSKPSDVTVTKNGEKVRYDTKTSGVARVTITVPKKETTDSENGESSDGTDTTDGTDTTDGTDAQSTDGADTATDGQTPADSTDYSYDSY, from the coding sequence ATGGCTGCACGCTTTGGTGACATGCTGCTTGAGCAGCGTCGCCGAATGGGCCTTTCCATTCAGCAAGTCGCCAACACCATCAAAATCAGGCCGCAGATCATCGAGTTTTTCGAGACCGGTAACTTTGCTTCGATGCCGCCGCGCGGCTATGCGCAGGGCATGATTTCGAGCTATGCTCGCTTTTTGGGCCTCAATCCGCGCGAGGTCGTCAATGCCTACTTTGACGACCTGATGGCATACGAACGCGAGACGTCGCAGCAGGGCGGTCGTTTTCAGGACGCCGCCGGCTACGTCAATTCGCGCTCCTCGGTCGATAACGGGCGCTTCCTGATGGTTCAGGGCGGTCGTTCGACCCGCTATGGACAGCGTCCTCAGCAGGCCGGTTATATTACCGAGACGGGTTCGGGCGAGGAGATTCGCTCACAGCGTGACCGGTTCCGCAGTACGCCGATGCCCGAGGACCGTGCACTTCCCGCTGCCCGCGGCGTGGCGCGTGACCCTCGTGCCGGCTACGGCGACGGCGGCTATTCCGATCGCGGTTTCCGTGGTGCCTCTACGGGACGCTCTCGCGGTGGCTATGCGGATGCCGATACCACGCAGGTGACGCCGCGTCTTCGCTCTCAATCACAGTCGTATGGCCAGCGCTCTTCGGCTCCGCGTTCGGGCCAACGTGGCTATCAAGGCCGCGGTGAACTTGCGCCCCGCTCGGGTCAGCGCAGCCTTCAGGGCCAGGGCGGCTATCGCGGCCGTTCCGATAGCAATCGTGGTCGTATGCCTCAGGGAGGCGGCCGCAGCAGTTCCGGTCGTGGACGCGGCGGATCCCGTACTCCTCAAAACAACGGGCTCGATCCGCGTATCGTCTACGCCGGCATCGGTGCCGTTGCGCTGCTGTTGATTGTGCTCATCGTGGTGCTTCTGCGCGGCTGCGGCTCCTCGGCGCCCGAGGCGACGCCTGAGCCGCCCGCTGCCACCAAGACAACGACTAAGAAGTCTTCCAAGAAGACCGAAACGGTCGACGAGGACGAAGACACCGATGAGGCGACGGATGGGTCGACCGATTCGGACGCCACCAAGACGACGGCTAAAAAGGAAGAGAACGAGGTAACGAAGGTCAAGGTCTCCGTTGCCAAGGGAAAGACCGCGTGGATTGAGGTCAAGGTCGACGGCAAGTCGGTCTATGGCGCCCAGGCGACTGGTCCCTTTGAGCGGGAGTACACGCCCGAGTCCTCGATCGAGATCACCACGTCAAAGCCTTCCGATGTCACCGTTACCAAGAACGGTGAAAAGGTCCGTTACGATACCAAGACTTCCGGCGTGGCGCGTGTGACGATCACCGTTCCCAAGAAGGAGACGACTGATTCCGAGAATGGTGAAAGTTCTGATGGTACCGACACCACCGATGGCACCGATACCACCGACGGTACCGATGCCCAGTCCACGGATGGCGCCGATACCGCAACTGACGGTCAGACGCCCGCCGATTCTACCGACTATTCGTACGATAGCTACTAA
- a CDS encoding DNA translocase FtsK: MARGSAQNAKGNKANNQPASAKGAGSHLRANKGHEADFDDFEPLVEPSANRDIAGVVIAVLAIASFIAVISPATAPVTAAVAGFYHLGFGLGAYVLPIVILLFAATLFLGEDSPLNVRSVAGGALVFIAVVSILSLMVPGTSDSCDLMFTPQNLSVSGGYIGAFIASALQNALGKPIAMVVLLGLVVVGLVIIGFSVGGVLRSARDRAADFAERRRADVNASPWGDEEALSVPGVARPHLSILRQKGTDAAVTTVMGGDVDLVLDDDEDDDPFVDVSESVEAERAKTTLLPRRHAKKGKAAPKLNTSEPDPSWSDSEIELTEGDDEDDEAPLETAKTTLLPRRHAKRGQVAGQLSMEDDPDKVDESEPPFAVNPVSAAPQIPDFLKHPKVADAPATSAVESAAARDGGADGGAADNEGEEEDGLKLPPLEILHANPQSASAASSDKELEQTAESLQSTLLEFGRSARVVGWIAGPTVTTFKLQPGEGERVSKISSLEDDIALSLAAQSVRIFAPIPGTSLVGIEIPNRKRQNVNLGDVLPYVKGGPLELAIGRDAEGTPVVADLAKMPHLLIAGTTGSGKSVMINSIITTLLMRALPEDVRLIMVDPKRVELAGYNGLPHLYVPVVTEPKQAASALQWAVSEMERRLKVFERLNVRKISTYNEKQAAGEFEHYDNPPQKMPYLVIIIDELSDLMMVAGKDVEASIVRIAQLGRAAGIHLIVATQRPSSNVVTGLIKANITNRIAFNVATGIDSRVIIDQMGAEKLTGLGDMLFSKVDWGKPRRIQGCFVSDDEINEIVEFVKSQSEPDYHEEILSAVAPASMSMAGGGGIVRTGVAEPQDDDPLIWEAAHIVVESQLGSTSGLQRRLKVGYARAGRIMDMLEEKGVVGPPDGSKPREVLLDEEGLAALESVDAEMAREDREFGGF; encoded by the coding sequence TTGGCGCGCGGATCTGCACAAAACGCCAAAGGCAATAAGGCCAACAACCAACCGGCATCTGCTAAGGGTGCCGGTTCCCATCTTCGTGCCAATAAGGGCCATGAGGCAGACTTCGACGATTTTGAGCCCTTGGTCGAGCCTTCGGCCAATCGCGATATCGCCGGTGTGGTCATCGCCGTTTTGGCGATCGCGTCCTTCATTGCCGTGATCTCTCCGGCAACAGCGCCCGTGACGGCTGCGGTTGCCGGTTTCTACCACCTGGGCTTTGGTCTGGGCGCCTACGTGCTGCCGATCGTCATCTTGCTGTTTGCCGCCACGCTCTTTTTGGGTGAGGACTCGCCGCTCAACGTGCGCTCTGTTGCGGGCGGCGCCTTGGTCTTTATCGCCGTCGTCTCCATTCTTTCGCTGATGGTGCCGGGCACGAGCGATTCGTGCGACCTTATGTTTACGCCGCAGAACCTTTCCGTGTCGGGCGGCTACATTGGCGCCTTTATCGCAAGTGCCTTGCAAAACGCCCTGGGTAAACCTATCGCCATGGTTGTCTTGCTGGGGCTTGTCGTCGTTGGTTTGGTCATTATCGGCTTTTCGGTGGGTGGCGTTTTGCGCTCCGCACGCGATCGCGCTGCCGATTTTGCCGAGCGTCGACGTGCCGATGTCAATGCGAGCCCGTGGGGCGATGAAGAGGCCCTGTCTGTTCCCGGCGTCGCTCGTCCGCACCTGAGCATTCTGCGCCAGAAGGGGACTGACGCCGCGGTGACCACGGTCATGGGTGGCGATGTCGACTTGGTTTTGGATGACGACGAGGACGATGACCCATTTGTCGACGTATCCGAGTCGGTTGAAGCCGAGCGCGCCAAGACCACGCTGCTGCCGCGCCGCCATGCCAAGAAGGGCAAGGCTGCGCCCAAGCTCAACACAAGCGAGCCCGACCCGTCTTGGTCCGATAGCGAGATTGAGCTCACCGAGGGTGACGACGAGGACGACGAGGCTCCGCTCGAGACCGCCAAGACAACCTTGCTGCCGCGTCGCCACGCCAAGCGCGGGCAGGTCGCTGGACAGCTTTCGATGGAAGACGATCCGGACAAGGTTGACGAGTCCGAGCCGCCGTTTGCCGTGAACCCTGTTTCGGCCGCACCTCAGATTCCCGACTTCTTAAAGCATCCCAAGGTTGCCGATGCGCCTGCCACGAGTGCTGTCGAATCGGCTGCGGCTCGTGATGGGGGAGCGGACGGCGGCGCCGCAGATAACGAGGGCGAAGAAGAGGACGGCCTCAAGCTTCCGCCGCTCGAAATCCTACATGCCAACCCGCAGTCGGCTTCTGCCGCGTCTTCGGATAAGGAGCTGGAGCAGACCGCTGAGTCACTGCAATCCACCTTGCTTGAGTTTGGCCGCAGTGCCCGCGTGGTCGGCTGGATCGCCGGCCCCACGGTGACGACCTTTAAGCTGCAACCTGGCGAGGGCGAGCGCGTGAGCAAGATTTCGAGCCTCGAGGACGATATTGCGCTTTCGCTCGCCGCCCAGTCGGTTCGTATCTTTGCCCCGATCCCCGGCACCTCGCTCGTGGGCATCGAGATTCCCAACCGCAAGCGCCAGAACGTCAATCTGGGCGACGTGCTGCCCTATGTGAAGGGCGGTCCGCTCGAGCTTGCCATCGGCCGCGACGCCGAGGGCACGCCGGTCGTCGCCGACCTCGCCAAGATGCCTCACCTGTTGATCGCCGGTACGACCGGTTCTGGTAAGTCGGTGATGATCAATTCCATCATCACGACCTTGCTCATGCGCGCCCTTCCCGAGGACGTTCGCCTGATCATGGTCGACCCCAAGCGCGTCGAGCTTGCGGGCTATAACGGTCTGCCGCATCTCTATGTGCCCGTGGTGACCGAGCCCAAGCAGGCCGCGAGCGCCCTGCAGTGGGCCGTGTCCGAAATGGAGCGTCGCCTGAAGGTATTCGAACGCCTCAACGTCCGTAAGATTTCGACCTATAACGAAAAGCAGGCCGCCGGCGAGTTTGAGCATTACGACAACCCGCCGCAAAAGATGCCCTACCTGGTCATTATCATTGACGAGCTCTCTGACCTGATGATGGTCGCCGGTAAGGATGTCGAGGCCTCGATCGTGCGTATTGCACAGCTGGGCCGTGCCGCCGGTATTCACCTTATCGTTGCCACGCAGCGCCCCAGCTCCAACGTGGTGACGGGCCTCATCAAGGCCAACATCACCAACCGTATCGCCTTTAACGTCGCCACGGGCATCGACTCGCGCGTCATCATCGACCAGATGGGTGCCGAAAAGCTCACCGGTTTGGGTGACATGCTGTTCTCTAAGGTCGACTGGGGCAAGCCCCGCCGTATTCAGGGCTGCTTTGTCTCGGATGATGAAATCAATGAGATCGTCGAGTTCGTCAAGTCGCAGAGCGAGCCCGACTACCACGAGGAGATCCTGTCTGCCGTGGCGCCCGCTTCCATGTCCATGGCGGGTGGCGGCGGCATTGTCCGTACCGGAGTCGCCGAGCCGCAAGACGATGATCCGCTCATTTGGGAAGCCGCCCATATTGTGGTGGAATCGCAGCTTGGCTCCACATCTGGCCTGCAACGTCGTCTGAAGGTTGGCTATGCGCGTGCCGGGCGTATTATGGATATGCTGGAAGAAAAGGGTGTCGTCGGCCCGCCCGACGGTTCCAAGCCGCGCGAGGTCCTGTTGGACGAGGAGGGGCTTGCCGCGCTGGAGTCTGTCGACGCCGAGATGGCACGTGAAGATCGTGAGTTTGGAGGATTCTGA
- a CDS encoding YajQ family cyclic di-GMP-binding protein → MAKDSSFDVVSEVNMQEVDNAFQQTTREISQRYDLKDSGATIELSKGDKLFTINAPADFVSKQIVDVLSSKLIKRGIDLKAVSWDAPQAASGGTVRVLGHIVEGIDQTTAKKINKDIKDQKLKVKVTIEADKLRVSSASKDALQTVIQFLRDQDYGQPLQFTNYR, encoded by the coding sequence ATGGCTAAAGATTCCAGCTTCGACGTCGTGTCCGAGGTCAACATGCAAGAGGTCGACAACGCCTTTCAGCAGACCACGCGCGAGATTTCTCAGCGCTATGACCTTAAGGATTCCGGCGCCACGATCGAGCTTTCGAAGGGCGACAAGCTCTTTACGATCAACGCCCCGGCCGACTTTGTCTCCAAGCAGATTGTCGACGTGCTGAGCTCCAAGCTCATCAAGCGCGGCATCGACCTCAAGGCTGTCTCGTGGGATGCTCCGCAGGCGGCATCGGGCGGCACCGTGCGCGTGCTCGGCCATATCGTCGAGGGTATCGACCAGACGACCGCCAAGAAGATCAACAAGGACATCAAGGACCAAAAGCTCAAGGTCAAGGTGACCATCGAGGCCGACAAGCTGCGTGTTTCCTCTGCTTCGAAGGACGCGTTGCAGACCGTGATCCAGTTTCTGCGCGACCAGGACTACGGCCAGCCGCTGCAGTTCACCAACTACCGCTAA
- a CDS encoding ribonuclease J, with translation MAAKKSSPLKIIPLGGLDGIGKNMTVFECGDDMVLVDAGLMFPDDSQPGIDLVLPDYTYVLENEEKLRGIVVTHGHEDHTGSLPYLLQDLNNKVPIFSSKLTLGFIEGKLSEFRIRAPKFREVKGGSHVNLGGISLDFFSMTHSIPGALGVFIRTNQGTVMHTGDFKLDQTPIDGVTPDYAAISRFAKQGIDLLLSDSTNATVPGFTKSEAEVGPNLLHAIKNAPGRVFVASFSSHIHRLQQICDAARKCGRKVVVTGRSMLTNTRVARELGYLNIDDADIIDAFDIDNLPDDKIVVMCTGSQGEPLSALSRMANGEHKTLSIHEGDTVILSATPVPGNEKAVQQVVNSLAKLGCDVWDKNRALVHVSGHGSQEELKLLIAMAKPTYFMPVHGEAVHLRAHAQLARKMGLKDDHIFILDNGDTLEMRGGIVKRGTPVESGVVYVDGLRIGDTDPIVLRDRQKLANDGMVTAVAIVSLKHKKIEAIEFSGRGVSFAIDDQFSEDASASIMKTIEKGKFSFTSSGSDAIRKAVRDSLSNFIWSRTRTRPMIIPVVMEV, from the coding sequence ATGGCAGCTAAAAAATCATCTCCCTTGAAGATCATCCCGCTCGGCGGTCTTGACGGCATCGGCAAGAACATGACGGTCTTCGAGTGCGGCGACGACATGGTGCTCGTCGACGCCGGTCTTATGTTCCCCGACGACTCCCAGCCCGGTATCGACCTGGTGCTTCCCGACTACACCTATGTTCTAGAGAACGAGGAGAAGCTCCGCGGTATCGTCGTCACCCACGGCCACGAGGACCACACCGGTTCGCTTCCGTATCTGCTGCAGGACCTCAACAATAAGGTGCCCATCTTCTCGAGCAAGCTGACGCTTGGCTTTATCGAGGGCAAGCTTTCTGAGTTCCGCATCCGCGCGCCTAAGTTCCGCGAGGTCAAGGGCGGCAGCCATGTCAACCTCGGCGGCATCTCGCTCGACTTCTTCTCGATGACGCACTCCATCCCCGGCGCTCTGGGCGTGTTCATCCGCACCAATCAGGGCACCGTTATGCACACGGGTGACTTTAAGCTTGACCAGACGCCCATCGACGGCGTCACGCCCGACTATGCCGCTATCAGCCGCTTTGCCAAGCAGGGCATCGACCTGCTGCTTTCCGACTCTACCAACGCCACGGTTCCCGGCTTTACCAAGTCCGAGGCCGAGGTTGGTCCCAACCTGCTGCACGCCATCAAGAACGCCCCGGGTCGCGTGTTCGTCGCGTCGTTCTCGAGCCACATCCATCGTTTGCAGCAGATCTGCGATGCCGCCCGCAAGTGCGGCCGTAAGGTCGTCGTGACCGGTCGCTCCATGCTCACGAACACCCGCGTGGCGCGCGAGCTGGGCTACCTCAACATCGATGACGCTGATATCATCGATGCCTTCGACATTGATAACCTGCCCGACGACAAGATTGTCGTCATGTGCACCGGTTCGCAGGGCGAGCCGCTGTCGGCCCTGTCCCGCATGGCCAATGGCGAGCACAAGACGCTCTCCATCCATGAGGGCGATACCGTTATCCTCTCGGCAACTCCTGTTCCCGGCAATGAGAAAGCCGTCCAGCAGGTCGTCAACAGCCTTGCCAAGCTCGGCTGCGACGTGTGGGATAAGAACCGCGCTCTCGTTCACGTCTCCGGTCACGGTAGCCAGGAGGAGCTCAAGCTCCTGATTGCCATGGCCAAGCCCACGTACTTTATGCCGGTTCACGGTGAGGCCGTGCATCTTCGCGCCCATGCCCAGCTGGCCCGTAAGATGGGTCTCAAGGACGATCATATCTTTATCCTCGATAACGGTGACACGCTCGAGATGCGTGGCGGCATCGTCAAGCGCGGCACGCCCGTCGAGTCCGGCGTCGTCTACGTCGACGGTCTGCGCATCGGCGATACCGACCCCATCGTCCTGCGCGATCGCCAGAAGCTCGCCAACGACGGTATGGTTACGGCTGTCGCCATCGTCTCGCTCAAGCACAAGAAGATCGAGGCCATCGAGTTCTCGGGCCGCGGCGTTTCGTTTGCCATCGACGACCAGTTCTCCGAGGATGCCTCCGCGTCCATCATGAAGACGATCGAGAAGGGCAAGTTCAGCTTTACCAGCAGCGGTTCCGACGCCATTCGCAAGGCCGTGCGCGACTCGCTCTCCAACTTTATCTGGAGCCGTACGCGCACTCGCCCGATGATCATCCCGGTCGTCATGGAGGTTTAG
- the pgsA gene encoding CDP-diacylglycerol--glycerol-3-phosphate 3-phosphatidyltransferase codes for MANESNKELTSVWTPANIVTCVRIVFIPVFMIVSALSHTSVAGTDWSTFDGPLAAAAFILYVILSCTDKVDGYLARSRNEITDFGKFLDPIADKLLVFSALLLFLDFGAVSVWSVFIILFRELLVSALRMVASAAGVVVAADKLGKYKTATTMVSICGYLCVFAMAGLHLGPLVLTLGIYSVSRFLYAVAVVLTVISGAQYFWNCRKIVFSV; via the coding sequence GTGGCAAACGAGAGCAATAAGGAACTGACGAGTGTTTGGACGCCCGCCAACATCGTGACGTGCGTTCGCATCGTCTTTATCCCGGTGTTCATGATCGTGTCGGCGCTTTCTCACACGAGTGTTGCCGGTACAGATTGGAGCACCTTCGACGGCCCGCTCGCCGCCGCTGCCTTCATTCTGTACGTCATCCTGTCGTGCACCGATAAGGTTGACGGCTATCTGGCGCGCTCGCGCAACGAGATTACCGACTTCGGTAAATTCTTGGATCCCATCGCCGACAAGCTGCTCGTGTTCTCGGCCTTGCTGCTGTTCTTGGACTTTGGCGCCGTGTCGGTTTGGTCCGTGTTCATCATCTTGTTCCGCGAGCTGTTGGTAAGCGCCCTGCGCATGGTTGCGAGTGCCGCCGGCGTGGTCGTTGCCGCCGATAAGCTTGGCAAGTACAAGACGGCGACCACGATGGTCTCCATTTGCGGTTACCTGTGTGTCTTTGCGATGGCCGGCTTGCACCTTGGCCCGCTGGTGCTGACGCTCGGCATCTACTCGGTGTCGCGCTTCCTGTACGCCGTTGCCGTTGTCCTGACCGTTATCTCGGGCGCCCAATACTTCTGGAACTGCCGCAAGATCGTCTTTTCGGTCTAG
- the rimO gene encoding 30S ribosomal protein S12 methylthiotransferase RimO encodes MDTPLGSVLYITLGCAKNEVDTDRMRSLLTAAGYEEAFDPQDADIAIVNTCSFLASATSESIETTLELANEVQDGVRSCPIVMCGCVPSRYGDDLPDELPEVAAFVKADEEDGIVAVIDGVLGVEREIAAYIPQVKRTVEGAVAYVKISDGCNRFCSFCMIPYIRGRYHSRNAESIISEVRDLVAGGVREIVLIGQDTGIWGNDFADEDVAEGSPRNLAQLLRAVAEAVRPQNVWVRVLYLQPEGMTDELIETIRDTPEVLPYIDIPVQHCDARILKAMRRSGSRQELEDLFHDLRERIPDIVIRSTAMVGFPTETDDEFRDLIDFMDTVGFDYTSVFAYSQEEGSLAAKMEGQVDEEVKLERAQEAMDLAESLGFAATAAHVGERAQVIVDGIEETEDGAELIGHAWFQAPDSDGAVHLDASEASVGDILTVEFTDSFCYELIGHVVE; translated from the coding sequence ATGGATACACCGTTGGGCTCCGTGCTCTACATCACCCTCGGCTGCGCTAAGAACGAGGTTGACACCGACCGCATGCGTTCTCTTTTGACCGCCGCAGGCTACGAAGAGGCATTCGACCCGCAGGATGCCGATATCGCCATCGTCAATACATGCTCGTTCCTCGCCTCCGCAACGTCCGAGAGCATCGAGACCACGCTCGAGCTCGCCAACGAGGTTCAGGACGGCGTTCGTTCTTGCCCCATCGTCATGTGCGGCTGTGTGCCGTCGCGCTATGGCGACGACCTGCCTGACGAGCTGCCCGAGGTCGCTGCCTTTGTGAAGGCCGACGAGGAGGACGGCATCGTAGCGGTCATCGATGGCGTACTGGGTGTCGAGCGTGAGATCGCAGCCTATATTCCGCAGGTCAAGCGTACCGTCGAGGGTGCCGTTGCCTACGTCAAGATTTCCGATGGCTGCAACCGTTTCTGCAGCTTCTGCATGATCCCCTACATCCGCGGTCGCTATCACTCGCGTAATGCCGAGAGCATTATCTCCGAGGTGCGCGACCTGGTTGCCGGCGGTGTGCGCGAGATCGTGCTGATCGGCCAGGACACGGGTATTTGGGGTAACGACTTTGCCGACGAGGACGTCGCCGAGGGCTCGCCGCGCAATCTGGCGCAGCTGCTGCGTGCCGTCGCCGAGGCCGTGCGTCCGCAGAACGTCTGGGTCCGTGTTCTCTACCTGCAGCCCGAGGGCATGACCGACGAGCTTATCGAGACGATTCGCGATACCCCCGAGGTGCTACCCTATATCGATATCCCCGTGCAGCACTGCGACGCACGCATCCTTAAGGCCATGCGTCGCTCCGGTTCGCGCCAGGAGCTCGAGGACCTGTTCCACGATCTACGTGAGCGCATCCCCGACATCGTGATCCGTTCCACGGCCATGGTTGGCTTCCCGACCGAGACCGACGACGAGTTCCGCGACCTTATCGACTTTATGGACACCGTCGGCTTTGACTACACGAGCGTCTTTGCCTACTCGCAGGAGGAGGGCAGCCTGGCCGCCAAGATGGAGGGCCAGGTCGACGAAGAGGTCAAGCTCGAGCGCGCCCAGGAGGCCATGGACCTGGCCGAGTCGCTCGGTTTTGCCGCCACCGCCGCACATGTGGGCGAGCGCGCCCAGGTGATCGTCGACGGTATCGAAGAGACCGAGGACGGCGCCGAGCTGATCGGACATGCCTGGTTCCAGGCGCCTGATTCCGATGGCGCGGTGCATCTGGATGCCAGCGAGGCATCTGTGGGCGATATTCTGACGGTCGAGTTTACCGATAGCTTCTGCTATGAGCTTATCGGCCATGTTGTGGAGTAG
- the recA gene encoding recombinase RecA: MIATTKAEIEKKFGQGSIMRYGDGGPELEVEAIPTGALALDAALGIGGVPRGRIVEIYGPESSGKTTLSLEILAEAQAMGGVVAFIDAEHALDPTYAARIGVDIDEVLISQPDTGEQALEIVDMLVRSGAIDAIVVDSVAALTPRAEIEGEIGDTTVGLQARLMSQALRKLAGSLSKSNTTCIFINQLREKIGVMFGNPETTTGGRALKFFSSVRIDIRRIDSIKLKDEVIGNRVRAKVVKNKVAAPFRSAEFDIMYGTGISKEGSILDMAVECGICKKMGSWFAYGEDKLGNGREAAKAFLREHPDCADEIEHKVRLACGLEFDDDAPSEVELTDQPAPEEFDELYAIDGSAMLDDDDE, encoded by the coding sequence ATGATCGCCACCACCAAGGCCGAGATCGAGAAGAAATTCGGCCAGGGTTCCATCATGAGGTACGGCGACGGTGGCCCCGAGCTCGAGGTCGAGGCCATCCCTACGGGCGCTCTGGCACTCGATGCCGCTCTGGGTATCGGCGGTGTGCCGCGCGGCCGCATCGTCGAGATTTACGGTCCTGAGTCCTCCGGTAAGACGACGCTTTCGCTTGAGATCCTGGCCGAGGCCCAGGCAATGGGTGGCGTGGTGGCATTTATCGATGCCGAGCACGCGCTCGATCCCACGTATGCCGCGCGCATTGGCGTGGATATCGACGAGGTACTGATTTCCCAGCCTGATACGGGTGAGCAGGCGCTCGAGATTGTTGACATGCTCGTGCGTTCCGGCGCCATCGATGCCATCGTCGTCGACTCCGTCGCCGCGCTGACCCCGCGTGCCGAGATCGAGGGAGAGATCGGCGATACCACGGTCGGTTTGCAAGCTCGCCTGATGAGTCAGGCGCTCCGCAAGCTCGCCGGCTCGCTGTCCAAGTCCAACACGACATGCATCTTCATTAACCAGCTGCGAGAGAAGATCGGCGTCATGTTCGGCAACCCCGAGACCACGACGGGCGGCCGCGCCCTTAAGTTCTTCTCTTCGGTGCGTATCGACATTCGCCGCATCGACAGCATTAAGCTTAAGGATGAGGTTATCGGTAACCGCGTGCGCGCCAAGGTCGTTAAGAACAAGGTGGCAGCTCCGTTCCGTTCTGCTGAGTTCGACATCATGTACGGTACGGGCATCTCTAAGGAGGGCTCGATTCTGGACATGGCTGTCGAGTGCGGCATCTGCAAGAAGATGGGCTCCTGGTTTGCCTATGGCGAGGACAAGCTCGGCAACGGTCGCGAGGCCGCCAAGGCGTTCCTGCGCGAACACCCTGATTGCGCCGACGAGATTGAGCATAAGGTCCGCCTTGCCTGCGGGCTTGAGTTTGACGACGATGCTCCATCCGAGGTCGAGCTGACCGATCAGCCTGCGCCTGAGGAGTTTGACGAGCTTTACGCCATCGATGGTTCCGCCATGCTCGATGATGACGACGAGTAG